The window CAACTCTCTCGAACGTAAATACTATCACTACATCAAGTGTTAATAATCTTGTATTCTTCAGTAATTCAAACCTAAAGTAGAATTTTTTATGGACTCTCTTCTACCTCATAGTTTAATGTCGATTCTTGTTCTAACATtataaaaaattgtgtaaaaaatatgaggtgatGAGTCTATGAAGATATTTTTCcgtttcaatcttttttttcctaaaatatAACCAACTTGATTAATACGTTTTCGCGCTATAATCAAATATTCACTTCACGAGCATAATACAAATGAATAATATGtaaaaggaattgttattagcatttcaaaaatctcatttgacatttcaaattttctataagtaaaaaaaaaagtacacctgtgaagaagtgtagaatgagatttttgaagtgctaataacaatttcttatGTAAAATTTAGAAATTATCAACTTTTGTTCACTCATGAAAATGATTTATACCATACTAAGTGACCGTATTCAAATATTATACGCGATTAATACAATATTAAGTGACCATATTCAATTATCTATACGCTAAATTTTTAGGCACGTGCTAGTTAGCTGTTGTGCGCAGTACGCACCGTAACCTGGACATAAACCCGAAACTTTCTGGTGGCGGTCAATTTCCATCCATGGCGCTCGCCGCAAAATGCAAGTAAAATCTACGTTCTTCCACATGAGTTCCAGCCTCTGAGATGACACGACAACCTTATCAGCACTGCCCACTTCGCAGACAACATAACTTTTATacacaaatttcaaaagtttatTACTTTATACTCGATTACTACCTCTGCTCGTCAGTCATTTCCCCAACTaatcactttaaaaaaaaaaaaaaaaaatttttaatttttccgaGTGACAGAGAAGTTTCTCCCACTTATTTGAAAATTCTGCTGCTAAAAGCTAATTTATATTGGGTAGGGTGCTACTTGGTACTTACCCAATTCAAGTTCCTTCTTTAATTTCTCAGttcattggaaaaaaaatttactctTCTTTAGATTTTTCATGATCTTGAAGGTTATAAATTCTTTGAAAGGCGATTTCTTTTTGTTGTACTTCGATCCTGACGGTGATTTTCCCATTTGGGTACTCGCAGTTTCATCTTCTATTTCCAATTTTAGAAACATTTCCACAGATCTGTCTCGTCCCCTGCTCCAGATTCGTTAAAGATTTCCTTTTCTAGTTAAATCTCACTTCTGGATTTGAATTTCgatattttatccaattttggCGGGGTTTTTCATTGGGGGTTTTCCAGATTTATAGGCTCCTTAGCGTACATTCTTCAAAGAGAGATGGCAGTGGCTCGGTTAGCTCGGTTGGGCCGCCAAGCAAAACGGCCAGGTGGGTTCTGCATAAAAATGACGGCGGTGGCAATCTTGGGCCTCTGCTTTATATTCGCCTGGTCGAtgttttcttctccttcctcctcCGTCACCACCCGAATCGAAAGCTTCGACAACATTGGGGCGTCGCCTGGATCAAAGAGCATCAGGGGGAGCACTCCCAGTGGGACCCACCAAGTTGCTAGTAATGGTGGGGAGGAGAAAAGGGCTAATGGCTCTGCTGTGAGTTCACCTGCCCATGAGCATAAATacgagaaggagaagaaagaagaggtaAATGGGAAGAAGGGGAAGGGTAAGAAAAAGTTACCAGAGAGTGTGGTGAAGGGTAAAAATGTGACCTTGGAATCCGAGAATGAAGATTCGGAGAGTGAAAAGGAAGATGGGGACGAAGAAAAGGAGGTGGTGGATGGAAAGGAAGAAGCTTTGGGTGATGAGAGTGAAGGAAATGGGGAAGCAGGGGGAGAGGGGGATAATTTGATGGAGACGATGGATAAGGAATCGGAGGAGATGAAGCTGGAAGATGACGGTGGTGAATCCGAAAAAAGACGGAAGAAGAGGTATAAGATGAAGGGTCCATTGTTTGATCCAAAAGCACATTATAGTTGGAAACAATGTAGCACAAGGAGCAAGCATAACTACATTCCTTGTATTGATATGGAAGTTGGATCTGGAAGGCTGCAGTATAGGCATACGGAGAGGAGTTGCCCGAAAGTGGAACCTATGTGTCTTGTACCTCTTCCCCGCGATGGATATGGCCCTCCGGTCCCCTGGCCTGAGAGCAAAGAGAAGGTATATATGCTTCgggtttcatatttttttcttgtattcaaGTGTAGTACAATGTGAGGAAAACGAATTTTACTGATGTTTTGTTTTCGTAACATTTCGTGTTTTGTAGATATTGTACAAGAATGTGGAGCATCCGAAACTGGCTGTATTCATCAAGGAACGTAGTTGGGTGATGAAGTCTGGAGAATATCTGACTTTCCCTCAGAACCAGTCTGAATTGAAGGGTGGGATTCTTCACTATCTTGAGTCCATTGAAGAGGTGTGACTTTTACTCATTGTCCATTGAATTTGAGAATCTGTATGATGCCTCTTTTATTACAACCTGAAATGAATTGATAACGCTTGTAAATGATTATTTGGGTAGATAGACGATTTCTCTTTCGAACGTGGGTTTTTATATATGAAATGAGTGGTAAACCTTGGAAAATCTCATATTTCTAGGATAAAGAGTCTTAACTGTTTTATCTCTACTATATTTTTGCATCCTAATATTGTGAGAGATGTGGAGTTTGAAACCAGCCTCTATTTACAGATGGCAATTAAACTTCACCATACGTACTCtgatgtgtatgtatgtgctaGTTATCTCCTAATAGTAATTGCTGTAAGTCTTACCATAAAAagaagtttgaatttttattttgtttgatagATGGTACCAGACATCGAATGGGGAAAGAATATCCGTGTAGTGCTTGATATTGGATGTACAGATTCCGCCTTTGGGGCTTCTCTTGTTGATAAGGATGTATTAACATTGGCATTGGGCTTGAAGGATGACCTAGTTGACCTAGCTCAAGTTGCCCTCGAACGTGGTTTTCCTGCTTTAGTTAGCCCTTTTCAAAATAGAAGGCTGCCTTTCCCCAGTGGTGTTTTTGATGCTGTTCACTGTGGCGGTTGCACCATACCTTGGCATTCAAATGGTTTGAATCGATTTCTTTCTGCCTTTCattcttcatttcttcttcttgaagTTTCAAATCCAACTTTAAGTCACACTTTCATGGATTTCTTTCTTTTGCAGGGGGTAAGCATCTTCTGGAGATGAATAGGATTTTAAGGCCAGGCGGATACTTTGTCTTGTCAACTAAACATGACagctttgaagaagaagaaggtttgCCCTATGCTGCTAACTATtatgataataataattatcttaGATGCTTGAAAGCTGGAACAGTAGGCCTTGTGGTCCGAATATCTCACAGTTAATACTATTTTTGTGAGGACTAACTTCCTTAGGATATCTAATATTTGTTTGCTTTAtgatattatataattttatcctGAGTTGCTTGTGCTGAATAATTTGATAACATGtggcattttttttcttatcttcCAGCCATGGCTAAATTGACCGCATCTCTCTGTTGGAATATTCTGGCTCATAAAACTGATGAAGTCAGTGACGTGGGTGTCAAAATATACCAGAAGCCAGACTCAAATGATATATATGATCTGAGGAGGAAGAAATATCCACCTTTGTGCAAGGAAAATGAAAACCCAGATGCAGCCTGGTAAGCTTAAATGAACTTGCTTGACAATATTCGTCTCTTCTAGGTTTTTTAGCATTATGAATCCATACATGTTCCATTTCTGGCTCGTTAATTTGTTGAACGGAATCAGTATGTTCATTATCTGCGCACGGAAGACCACTTTTGGATGATTTAGGAACAGTTAGCCTTACGTGTCCCTTAACAGGTATGTTCCCGTGAAGACTTGCTTGCACCCCATTCCATCTGCCATTGAACAGCGTGGCACAGAGTGGCCAGAGGAATGGCCCAAAAGGCTCGAAAGGTATCCTGACTGGTTAAGTGATAAAGATAAATTGGATGCAGACACCAAGCACTGGAAAGCTATTGTTGATAAATCTTATCTCACTGGACTGGGTATCGACTGGTCAAAAATTCGAAATGTAATGGACATGAAAGCCATCTATGGAGGGTATGTAAATAAATTCAACAAAACcttgtgttttcttttcttttcaatagAAACACGTCGAAGTTGATTGGTGAATTGAATTGTAATGTACTTGACGCAGATTTGCTGCAGCCCTCGCACAACAAAAGGTTTGGGTGATGAATGTGGTACCTGTCCATGCTCCTGATACACTTCCTTTCATATTTGAACGCGGGCTTGTTGGAACCTACCACGACTGGTGCGAGTCTTTCGGTACTTATCCCAGATCATATGACTTTTTGCATGTGGATCATCTGTTTTCACGGCTTAAGAATAGGTGAGAGCCAACTCCTCCAGTTAGCGCTTCATTACTGTTTGCAGTGACATTTTGTTATCAAAGTCTCCGGTTTTTCAAGTGTCCCAATCCTTTACATCTGGAATACTACTTTGCAGGTGTAAGCAACCTGTATCAATCGTTGTTGAGATGGATCGCTTGTTACGGCCTGGAGGTTGGGCGATTATACGCGAGAAAGTTGAGGTACTGGAACCCCTGGAGGGTATATTGAAGAGTATGCATTGGGAGATCCGGATGACTTATGCTCAGGGAAAGGAGGGTATCTTATGCGCCCAGAAAACGTTGTGGCGGCCTTAAAACGATAATGCAGCTTCATACAAGTCCATAACAGCACGAAGACCTGCGGCGAAGCCATGCTTCCTTCAGGTgctccatccaattttgagcGTTGTTATAACCGATGTTTTTGATATACCACTTGAATTTTATTGGTGATGCAGTTGCAGTTGATGTAGAGGATGAGCTGAGGAAGTGAGGGTGAATGAGTTCAGTTCACTAAGAGTGCacattattatgttttttcctAACCATTTCAAGTGATGGATTTTTCTGTGTATAGGTTTGTGTATTATATGATGATGTTATATTAAAGAATTAAGATTCTTTTTTATACGAgcgaattttattttaaatttatctaaattgCAAAGAAAGGGAAGAACATTCGCTCTAGCTCATGTGACTGTCTACGTCTGCAAATGAATAATTTTCTTTCAGGAGCGAAATGCTGTATCCTTGTATTCGAGTAAGGTTTATTTGATTGTTACCCTGGTTCTAGTACGTGTTATAACACGAGTCAATTCAATTCGACACAATGTTACTCATTGAAATTATACGACAGTACGTTACTGCCTCGTGTTGTACCGAAACTTGATGAGGGATATTAGTGCATATGAGCATGTGCACTAGAGAAGGCCCAGCACTCATATATTTTGGGCCGATTAAGACCAATTTGAATTCAGCCCACCAACATTGCGTACCCAAAATTCCAATCGCCATCTTCCGCCTCCTCTTTCACTCTTCTCGCGGTTCTGTAACGAACCCCATTCTTCTTCGCGCCTCCATAACACTCATGTGATTGTCCGCCAAAGGACAATCCCACAAATTTAATTCCCGCCATGTTCCTCTCCTCCGCTCCTGCGCGGCTCACTCTCCTCGCCATCCTCTCAGCCACCACTGTCTACTGTTTCTACAAATCCCGCCGCCTCCGACGCCTCAAGCtctccctaaaccctaaccctggCTCTTCGCCTCGCAGAGGCAAGCTCTTCTTCGTCTCCCAAACCGGAACCTCCGAAGCCCTAGCTCGTCGCCTGCTCGATTTTCTGAAATTAAAAGGCGTCGCTTTCGACCTCGTCGACCCCAACAACTACGAGCCGGAAGACCTCCCGAAGGAAACCCTAGTTCTGATCGTCGCTTCGACTTGGGATGACGGGAAGCCGCCTCCGAAcgccaagttcttctccaattgGCTCGCCGAGAGCGCGGAGGACTTCAGGGTGGGATCGCTGCTGCTCTCCAATTGCAAATTCGCCGTCTTCGGCGTTGGGAGCCGAGCCTACGGCGCTACGTTCAATGCGGTGGGGAAGGACTTGGCGAGGAGGATGAGGGCGTTGGGCGCTTCTGAGATGTTTCCGATTTGGGAAGGTGACGTGGACGGTGGTGATTTAGACGAGGTGTTTGATGCTTGGAGTGGGAAGGTGGTGAGGTTTCTGAAGGGTGGTGCGGCGGAAAATGGCGGGGTTTTGGGTAATGGGGTTAGTGATGAATGTGAAGCTGAGAGCTTTGATGTTTCAGACGAGgaagatgaggaggaggaggacggtGGGGAGTCAGGTGTTGTTGATCTTGAGGATATTGCAGGTAAAGGGCCTTCAAGAAGGAACCCAGTGGCGGCGACGAAGACGAACGGGACAGTAAATGGTAAAAAAGAGATGGTCTCTCCGTTGATTCGAGCTAGCTTAACGAAGCAGGTAAGCTTTTCTGAGCAGACTTCTTTCTGGAAGATTTGAAGTGGCTTTTCTGAGCAGACTTCTTTCTGGAAGATTTGAAGTGTTGTGTTTGCCTTTAGGATTTTTGTTCTGATCTTTGGCTTTGATTTTCCTCGAGTGAAAATGCAGGGGTATAAAATTATTGGTTCTCATAGCGGTGTCAAAATTTGTAGATGGACAAAGTCGCAGCTTCGAGGCCGTGGAGGTTGCTACAAACACTCGTTTTATGGCATAGAAAGTCACAGGTAACCGAAATTATTATCAATTTGGAGCAGATTTCGCACCGTCCTTTCCCATGTACATGTCTGTGTGACTCTGAATTCATGCATTATGCGCATATTTTAGATTGAGTGTTGCATATCTGTAATACCTCAGTGCTATGTAATTAGTGGTGAATTGGCAGTCTTATAACATATACATTTTGAATTTGTATATTTTACCTAGTTGCATTTACTTTTATAGTTTATGTATTTCACGTTGCCTCAACTAGCGGTTTAAATTTGAGACGTTGGAATGAAACAGGTGCATGGAGACAACCCCTAGTCTGGCATGTGCCAACAAATGTGTTTTTTGTTGGAGACATCACACAAATCCTGTCGGAAAGAGTTGGCAGTGGAAGATGGATGATCCGTTAGAGATTGTTAATTCTGCCATAGACCAGCACACGAAAATGATCAAGCAAATGAAAGGAGTTCCTGGTAAATCctgtgatttttttcttttggtaagaAATACATCCTTGGATAATGCTTTAAGTATTTTTAGTTGTACAAGACTGCTCGAACCAGTGATGAATTAATTGAAACACTGTTTAGGAAGGCATGGTTATATTGGGTTCCCCAACTATTTGGTTGTACTATCATCAACTAAATCCTAGGAAACTTAATAGTGTATAGATCTGCTTAATTCTATGTCATGAGATAACTTCTCCTGCAGGTGTTACATTGGAGCGATTAACAGAGGGTCTCTCTCCCAGGCATTGTGCCTTATCACTTGTTGGTGAACCCATCATGTATCCTGAGATTAATGCACTCATAGATGAGCTGCATCGAAGACGGATTTCTACTTTTCTAGTAACAAATGCTCAGTTTCCTGAAAAGATCAAAATGCTGAACCCTATCACGCAGGTTTGCTTGCTACTGTTATATTGCTGTCTGATCTTACATCATGCTATTCTTTAGTTTTGGCAATGATTTTGGACTTCTTTGCACACAGTTATATGTAAGTGTAGATGCTGCAACTAAAGAGAGTTTGAAGGCGATTGATAGGCCACTTTTTGGGGATTTTTGGGAGCGATTAATTGTAAGCATCTGACCTACTTGATACTTTGAGGTCCCAATTTCTTGTCTTCAATCCactgagaaaaagaaaatgattcagTACTTCTGGTGTTACTCATGTGTTTGCTTGAATTTTTATCGCCAGGATTCCTTGACTTCTCTCAAGGACAAACAGCAACGAACTGTTTATCGCCTAACTCTGGTGAAGGGCTGGAATACAGAAGATATCGATGCTTATTATAACATTTTCAGCCTTGGCAGTCCTGATTTTGTTGAAATCAAGGGAGTTACATATTGTGGAACGtaagttttcatttctttggttCCTATGTAGTCAGGTCATTTAAATGCTTTAGTTCTATATTCAGAGTGATCAATTCACAGGTCTGCTACATCAAAGTTGACAATGGAGAATGTGCCCTGGCATGCTGATGTTAAAGCATTTTCAGAGGCCTTAGCTTTGAAAAGTAACGGGGAGTATGAAGTCGCATGTGAGCATGTCCACTCGTGCTGTGTCCTCCTGGCAAAAACTAGCAAGTTCAAGATTGATGGCCAGTGGTTCACGTGGATTGACTATGAAAAGTTTCACGATCTGGTATATTTGGCTCCAACAATTATATACTCCTAGAGTGCCATTTGGGTGATCATATTTATTCACTCATCCATTCTTATGGAAAATGCAGGTGGCTTCTGGAAAACATTTTGACAGTAAGGATTACATGGCTCCAACACCTTCATGGGCCGTTTATGGGGCAGAGGAAGGCGGTTTTGATCCGTATCAGTCTCGATACAAGAAGGAGCGCCATCACAGAACAAACCAGTGACAACCAGGTTAGGGGTTTGATTAGTATGGAGTTCTAGGAACAGTTTTGATTGTATTGTGTTGTAGTTTTACCTATGTGAGCAAGTTTTTGCACGACATAACAACAGTCTATAGATTAAGAGAGTTTCTGGGTAAGTTTTACTCTGCAATGTTTATGTTCGGACAATGTCATAAAGATGAAACTACTGTTTAATCAGGGAGGTAATTACTGTTTATGTTCCAATTCATTCAAATAGATTCAAAAGGTTGTGGCTACTTGATGTCTTTTGTGTCCTTTAGATGTTCTTAGCTGACACTAAGATAGTGGCGCCCAAAACCTATGAAGCGTTGTGTTTTACCTTCTTGCATTACGTCACATGATTGGTTTGGGACGAGCGCTTTAATTTTCGGTCAATATCCATTTGTCTATAATCCTTCTcacgttgtttttttttttttttttttttttttggtcaagtcTTCTCACCTTGTATTGTAACAATAGTTGGCGAAATATCTGTTTCAATGGCCCCTTGTAATGGTGCTTGATCTTCCATAAGTGGAAATTGTCGTTACCTATGAATGTCGTACACAGCTTTCCACATCAGCCAACCTCTTTCGTGCATTATTTTTGTCTTAGTTTTTACTGTTAGGCAGAGCAAATTACCTCATTTATCCAAACAAGGTATCCCCtaatggttggagatggaattTCATGTTATATGTCATACGATACATTATTGTTTCGATTTCTGGAATTGGTGAATTGTACGATGGTGATTAGGGAGAGACTAAATGTCTGTGAGTTTTTCCAGCCCTCGAAATGATGAACCGTCATAACGAAATCACTAACTAgtcttttttaaaaataaaacaaaatgaaacgtCCAATCAGTAAATTTTATTTCACGCGCATTATTTGTTCACGTAGTATGTTTTTTTTATCCCATTTGATTTAATATGCACCTCGAACATTTCTCAAAACTTTTACAAATCTATATTATAACtctctaattaataaa of the Pyrus communis chromosome 1, drPyrComm1.1, whole genome shotgun sequence genome contains:
- the LOC137740106 gene encoding probable methyltransferase PMT28, coding for MAVARLARLGRQAKRPGGFCIKMTAVAILGLCFIFAWSMFSSPSSSVTTRIESFDNIGASPGSKSIRGSTPSGTHQVASNGGEEKRANGSAVSSPAHEHKYEKEKKEEVNGKKGKGKKKLPESVVKGKNVTLESENEDSESEKEDGDEEKEVVDGKEEALGDESEGNGEAGGEGDNLMETMDKESEEMKLEDDGGESEKRRKKRYKMKGPLFDPKAHYSWKQCSTRSKHNYIPCIDMEVGSGRLQYRHTERSCPKVEPMCLVPLPRDGYGPPVPWPESKEKILYKNVEHPKLAVFIKERSWVMKSGEYLTFPQNQSELKGGILHYLESIEEMVPDIEWGKNIRVVLDIGCTDSAFGASLVDKDVLTLALGLKDDLVDLAQVALERGFPALVSPFQNRRLPFPSGVFDAVHCGGCTIPWHSNGGKHLLEMNRILRPGGYFVLSTKHDSFEEEEAMAKLTASLCWNILAHKTDEVSDVGVKIYQKPDSNDIYDLRRKKYPPLCKENENPDAAWYVPVKTCLHPIPSAIEQRGTEWPEEWPKRLERYPDWLSDKDKLDADTKHWKAIVDKSYLTGLGIDWSKIRNVMDMKAIYGGFAAALAQQKVWVMNVVPVHAPDTLPFIFERGLVGTYHDWCESFGTYPRSYDFLHVDHLFSRLKNRCKQPVSIVVEMDRLLRPGGWAIIREKVEVLEPLEGILKSMHWEIRMTYAQGKEGILCAQKTLWRP
- the LOC137740116 gene encoding S-adenosyl-L-methionine-dependent tRNA 4-demethylwyosine synthase-like, with the translated sequence MFLSSAPARLTLLAILSATTVYCFYKSRRLRRLKLSLNPNPGSSPRRGKLFFVSQTGTSEALARRLLDFLKLKGVAFDLVDPNNYEPEDLPKETLVLIVASTWDDGKPPPNAKFFSNWLAESAEDFRVGSLLLSNCKFAVFGVGSRAYGATFNAVGKDLARRMRALGASEMFPIWEGDVDGGDLDEVFDAWSGKVVRFLKGGAAENGGVLGNGVSDECEAESFDVSDEEDEEEEDGGESGVVDLEDIAGKGPSRRNPVAATKTNGTVNGKKEMVSPLIRASLTKQGYKIIGSHSGVKICRWTKSQLRGRGGCYKHSFYGIESHRCMETTPSLACANKCVFCWRHHTNPVGKSWQWKMDDPLEIVNSAIDQHTKMIKQMKGVPGVTLERLTEGLSPRHCALSLVGEPIMYPEINALIDELHRRRISTFLVTNAQFPEKIKMLNPITQLYVSVDAATKESLKAIDRPLFGDFWERLIDSLTSLKDKQQRTVYRLTLVKGWNTEDIDAYYNIFSLGSPDFVEIKGVTYCGTSATSKLTMENVPWHADVKAFSEALALKSNGEYEVACEHVHSCCVLLAKTSKFKIDGQWFTWIDYEKFHDLVASGKHFDSKDYMAPTPSWAVYGAEEGGFDPYQSRYKKERHHRTNQ